A window of Granulicella arctica genomic DNA:
CCTAGAGGAAACGCTGGCGTCGATGCCGCTGGACAAGATGCGGAAGGCTCCTAGCTTGACCCAGGTAGCCGTAGCGGAACGTCTGCATGTCGATCAGGGTTCCGTATCCAAACTCGAAGGCCGAACCGATATGTACCTCAGTACCCTGCGGGAGTACGTGGAGGCTCTCGGAGGCACGCTGGAGCTGAGAGCAGACTTCCCCGATGGGTCGATCAATATCGACCTGCACGCTTCCTAAACTTCCCCGTCGTCGGAGCTGTGGGCAAAGTGGGCGGCGCGTAGCGACGTCCACGGCGGCTTCTGCCGCCGTCTTTTCCATAGCTAAGTCTTTGCTTGGGTTGGGGTGGAGTAGTCGCCTGCCAAAGAGAAACGAAGAACACAACATGATTGCTGCACATGTGACCGCACCATAGCCTGTCGTCTTTGAAGCGGTCCAGTGAATGTCCATGCCAAGAGACCCCAGTAGGACTCCGAAGAAACGAACCGTCGCAAGCAGTAATAAAGGGAAAGAGCAGCAGACGTAAGCCGAGCGCAGATCTACTTGTCGAGATGGCCGTTGCCTCGAAAACCCCGGAGCGTAAGCACAGCACCCGCTACTATGAGCAACGCTGGGAAGGCGAAGAACAACAGGCCTACCGCAGAATGCACACCCATGATGAACATGTGGTGGAGGAATAAACCTAACGTGGCATATGCCGCGACAAGGCCAAAGCCCAATGTCATCAGGCTGCCGCCCACAAATCCGAGCAGAGTATGCCTTGTGGATGGGTTCATGACTTCAATCCTGTTCCTGGTTGCTAGCTGATTTCTTTAACGTGAGAGTCAATCCCGAAGAGCGAGACCTTGAGACATTTGAATGAATCCGAAGAGAACTCTTCGAGCAGTGTCTTGAAGTTTAGAAGTGCACGACGCTCGATTTCCTCACGCCCTTGGCAAGGAGCGCAGGAGGAACTGCACCACATCGCATCTGTAATGGTGATGCAAAATTTAGGCAACTCCGGTCGGTTTTCAAGGTGCTTAAGCGTAGCTTCTTTCATGTCGACCGATTCCCAGGGCAGGGCTGATCGACGTAAGTAGGCACGGGCATACTCGGCAACAAGTCGCGCTAGGTGATCGTTGTGAAGGCGTGGGATGTCACATAATGCAGCGAGTACGACCTTGGCATCTCGATTCTCTGCGTTGGCCAAGCGAACCTGCTGCGCTACATACGTCGCTGCGCTTTTGCGTAACTGCAACTCTGCCCCGTAATGATCGGGGTCGGTGCCAGCGATCTCCCCGTCGGCAAACATGACGAAGTCAATTTCGAACATCAGCTCGACAGCCTGGTAGTCGAGGGAGGAAGTTGAACCTGCTGCCATGATGCCGCCGCCTGCTAACACACGATTGATGAGAGCTTCGTCCACACTGCCAGCCTGAGTCACAAGTAGCCGAGATCCGGGCGACATCACTGGGCGATAGACATCAACCGCATAGCTGTCGCTCGAACTAGTCT
This region includes:
- a CDS encoding helix-turn-helix domain-containing protein, with the translated sequence MKSWAKIRGEMPLESQARLDARLEETLASMPLDKMRKAPSLTQVAVAERLHVDQGSVSKLEGRTDMYLSTLREYVEALGGTLELRADFPDGSINIDLHAS